Genomic segment of Mercurialis annua linkage group LG6, ddMerAnnu1.2, whole genome shotgun sequence:
ATTCGGGTTTGTAATTTCTGAATCAGAAGGAATTGTAAATATTGTTGAGGTAGAATGAATATCATTCAGGTTTGTAATTTCTGAATCAGaaggaattttaaaatttaccatCGAGGGATCAGAAACAAGTGATAAACTTGAAACATGATCCTCCTCGAAGGGATTTGTAATTTCGCAATGAGATTGCATTGGAAAATTTGTATCAGATATGTTATAGATTGAATCAATGCTCTTCTGATGAGCATTCTGTTTTGAACATTCAAAAAGAGAATGTTTTGAATGATTTGTATATGTagctaaattggctaaattatccGGACTTAGATTTTGAAAATAAGTAGACAAATAGTTGTTCGGTTCACCATCACCATACGCTAAAGCTGCATTACGGTTTGACAAACACCGCCTTTTCTTATTTGATCTAGAATTTTCATAATCTATTTCCATGTCCTtagttttattaattgttttttccCCATTGGAATTATATCCATTTTTCTTTAGATTCCTATATGTTTTTTTCTTCCTGTTTATCATGAGTTTACATAGAACAAAATCACCCTGCACAACACAAGAACATAAAATAGCATAATTAAAATGCTATGCAAAATGCAAAATTTGAGAGCTTAAAGGTTATCATGAAACAGAATTTTGAGTAGGAAACAGAACAAACTGGATCCCAACTGTCTTATAATAGCCAGATATTCACAAAACTACCAAATTCACTGAAATACCAGATTCATGAGTTCTATTTCTTAACATGCAATTATGTAAGAACAAGCCTAATTGCATGATTGAAAAACCATAtatctcaatttaattaaaaaaactaacaaaGGATTATCACGGTACTTATAAACTTGTGTCTCGTGatcaaataaattcattttaactttttttaaattaattagatccTTAAACTCGTGTTTTTGGatcaaatcattttttattttatcattcaaCTAGATTCTCAAACTCTCTTAATTGAGGTCAACTAACCTTTCAACTGCGTGACTTATTTGACTCTGAAATAAAAATTTGGAaatctaattaactaaaaaagttaaaaataatttatttgactcCACCGTAATGACCGTGtcttcataaaaaaatcatattcaaAGAGTGAAATTAAATTAGTAATCATGTCATAAAACATAGTTAGAGGAAATTACCTTAATAGGAGAGTGAAGCTGAGCAGTGTACTCATATTCATGAATGACCCACTTAGTAGGGTTAGGGGTATGATAAACAAAAATCCTTTTTGTTCCAATCTCTTCATCACTCTCTTCAGATATAACCGATTGACTCTCACCAGTCCGTTTCCAATATCCAGCTCCGGCCGTCCTTTTCCTCTGATTCCGGCCATTTTTCAAGTAAAACTCACGGATACAAAAGAAATACCGCTCCTCATTTGAAGACTTGCCATCTACATTACATATTTTTGTCAATTAGGTTATCAATTGCATATTTATGcgaaaaaccctaaaaaatgaaGAAACACATCTAATCTACTACTTTTAGGAGAATTTAACCAACGATCATACAGTTTTGCTGCCCatcgcttataccatttgactTATAGCTCATCGGTATAATCTACTACTTACCGAGTAAATCCAAAGGATTACAGTTGAAAATTTGGAGTTCTTGGATGTCAATGCCGTGTATAGGTAGACCGAGTCtcttcttttttaaataatgatcGAGTAGTTCTTCGTTGGTTGGCTGGAATCTCCATCCAACTGGTAAATTTGAAGGCACTGACTGCATCTAAACCTGCCATTAACGTGCAGAGAACGGAAGAAAATTAGAGAGGGGAAGTGAGAAGTTGGAAATTAAACGGAGTTTTACTCACCGGAAGAGGAGAGGCGAGAAGAGTTAACGGTTGCATTCTTCTGAAGGAAACGGGAAGCTAAGGAGCGGGTTATGGTGAGCTAATTGTACTAGAAAAAGAAACAGTGAAAAAGTGGTGGTAAGAGAGTGACGATGAGAATGTGGGTGGAACTTGAAAACATGGAGTGAGTATAAGTAGAAGATGATTGAGATTTGAGAAGCTGCAGTGATGATTTTCTTGTTCACAGTGACGACTTGCCGGAGAAGTTTAGTAAAGAACAACAGTGAAAAAAAGTATGCGGTGGTTCCCACTCATCAGAAGGTGGCTCTCATGatcttactttttttttaaaaaagctcTCCCATTCTCCTACTTTTTAAGTAAATTATTGACTTAGGTGGCGAGCCTCAATTTGTATGCAATGggcaattaatatataaattaactttataaataaatcaatatacGAACTTATTGATTATGAGCAATTTGCCCCATTTTAACAATTGCCCtttcaatttgtaagttaattgtatactaaattgacaatttatcctcttaatttgtaagttaatttgccaaaaaagactaattgcccataatcaccaagttcgtgtattgatttgccaacaaaattgatttatatattaattgctCATTGCTTACGAGTtaaaggggcaaattgctacttgaGTCGTAAATTATTTATAGATTAAAGGTAAAAgctgtatttttataaaattttcaaaaaataaaaagtatagaGTAATTTCTCATTATTTCAACCAGAAGTTAgcatttttaaatcaatttcacCCCTCTTTCCTGCTAAAAAAAGAGTGAATTTcagaattttatttaattaacctCAATTACAatcttaattaaatctaattgaatctaactaaaatataattaaatctaattaaacttaattaaaatctaatttaattatttgaaaatagGAAGTTCTTTTATCAAGCCATCCATTTTTTCTATCCTCAATAGATTTAGATCacaatctttttaaatttttataggctatttacaACTAATTACGTTTCAATCCATCAAGTTTGCAATTCCGTGTGCATCTGACTAGCATGAATCCAACTAAACGGACCACAAGCTAACCACTAgacaaaaattctctaaaaattattattggacGCTTCAATCCCTTATCACTTTCTATCTGTCCAAAAATATATGTCTACTATCAACTTAATCTCTACAAATCATAGTGTTTTAATATATACTAACTTTTAATCAAtacaaattagttattttattaaatattaatttttaaaaaacaaaactaatttaTAGTTTTCACAAGTtcacatttaataaattatttatttaatttttattatattagcactacaatttatttaatttttatctaacataaaattattattaaaaaagtattaatatttaagataatcaatactttcaaataatttaatacTAACATTAAAATAGACTTTTCTTTTATTAGTttgcatataatttttttcagatttttttatatatgtttattaacaaatttattatttaaagaaataTTAATTAACTTCTACATAGATACACAGAATTTACGGCtagttaataaaataattttttcaatcaaattGTTATGAATATTATTGATGAATTCTGCTTTCTCAATGGAGATTGACCTGTAAAATAGAATATTGATCGGACGATGGTTGTCCGATGAGCAATCTGATGCTTAAATCTGTCAATGAGCTTAAGGGAGTATTGTTTACGTAATGTTATTATGTGtatacttcaatatcttttatAGTGAGCTTTTTGAGTTGGATTAGAAAAACAATTTCTATTCAGTTGCATGAATCTAAATAGGAAAAAGATTCATATTCAACAAGAGTCTTATTTAGAAATGTGTTCCTAAATAGGAATATGTTTCCCAATAGAAAAGTGATTCTGAAATCCGTGAGATCCGGGTCTTATAGAACCTTTATGGTAATTGAATCATTCATGTAATCAGAATCTGCTGGCAAAACGCTTTAGATCTGGTTACTGAGATCTATTGAATCCTACTTGATTCGAACCTTCTAGAGATTTTGGGCGAATTTTCTCGAATTGCCTTTGACAGAGGAGTCCTCCATGGCTCGGCTCTTACTTCTGCATATCTTTGAATTCGTTATGATGGGCGGATCCCATACAACTCGAGTCATTTTATCATTCTGTAATTCGATTTCCATTCATTATCATTATGAttgtaaaatgaaatattagatTAAGTTGAATATTcttaaaattaacaataatcaaccatataaattataattaaaaaaattaatcaaaaataggtTCATATAAATAGTAGGCCAAATGATTAAATAAGAtcaaatcttttataaaaatttcacaaaagtttaaaactttcaattttatctaatttgtcATTAAACACataatttcgtttcaattatattcaaatGCAAAATCACGTAACTagacattattaaaataaaatcatgtgtttaagaataaattagataaaatttaaacttttattattatttttttaaaaaaattagcctTATTGTAAAACATGGTTAGTGTTTTCATATGGGTTGAGGTAGGGCTGTGTATTAGTCAATTTGGCCACCGAAtccaaacaaaattaaatgccATCAAATGCCTCAACTTTTTTAAACCATAATCATGATCATAACTATAACTAAAATGTATAGAGCCGAACTAAAATCATTATTTAGTTCAGTTAGATATTTCAAATACATGAATAAccagattttattaatattaattattaaaagttaattttagtatgtttttttaaatgaaaaaattaatttagaggTCAAATAGATATCTAAATCCGAAAAGGTCTACCAAAttaccttaaatttctaaaataaaataaaataaaataaaaagcatcatgtgtatatatataattcggcAGTTCGATTAATTCAGAATttcatactaaaaattaaactaaatcaaattaattaaattttttacagtTATTAGCCATAATCGAACCGTAGTAATCACgtcaaattgaaattttaatttaattagaccaGTTAATTCTGTTATACATGACTATTGTACACCCTAAGTTAGATTGCTCACATGATTATTTTCCTTATGTAAATACCTCTGGGAATGGTGTTATGTCATCTCCAacctaaaaaaattgagatagtGTTACTTTATGGGCCAAATCCCAAAATTTTGATCTTTTAACCTCTTTTCGATTTTACCTCgacattaaaaaattatcaattttactctattttgtattttatcgtttcaattgtacccaacttatttaatttttgttaatattttttacttaaatgatgaaatcattcaattaaccatgtttaaggataaaattaaattcaattccatttaaaaaagtacaaataagtcttttattttcaaaaactaactaaaaaccataatcaaattaaaactaatttaaattcttaattaatttaactaaatctaaataacttttaaacatgtacaattaacatatgctatacatggagaatgtttttgaATTGTTCCAAAAtaaaaagacgtcaatttaatattttaaagtacaattaaaacgataaagtacaaaatagggtaaaattgataaaatttcaaCGCTAAGGTAGGATCGAAAAGGGATTATAAGGTGGAGCTTTTTTATGGTATTAGGCCTAGTTTATGCTAGTGCATCGACAATATTTTACCCTAACTCATACATTATCTTTCACACTATAAATGATATTctctatatatttattttaataataatattaaattaatgttaattttttgaatGCTTGGTAAATAAGTTCCATTTCattagattattttaaaaatcagtaCTCATTTTGTCCTGCTTTGACGGACACTATTTTTCTTTTACTAGATTATTTCAAAAACTATAAACaattatttgttatttgaatgattaattatcatataaattttattaataacagTGAGATGCATTAAAAGAAAGTCAAAAGATTTAGAAGACAAAAATTACTATAATATTAGATGAGGATAGTGCGACAttcgttttttttataaaaattaatttaccttgtgtaaataattttttaaaatatttatatttgttttaaattatctaTCAGTTTGAAACgaatgaataataaaataataaaatggaaCTATATCAATAGTGATATAAAGTTATTTTCGACATTATATCCaaccttttcaaatttttagataaGCCCCAACCTTTTCATTATAATGTGCTAGATgtcaacaaaacaaaaaaaaataacaatagaagaagataaaagaaagagTATTTTGTTTCCGGCTGTTTTATGCCCTATGGAGCAAAATGGATCATCAACTGCATGTCAACTCAACGGTATTGTGTAATtcttatttgaaattatttgcatattaaattctaatttctgcgtttgtaacaatttaagcactttgttttaaattcggCAACTCGTACCCCAATACTATTTGCCATATAGGCTTCTAACAACTAGAAAACGGCAATGAGCTACACAATATCAAATTTAGAAAGGCTGAGATATAGAATGCGACGATTTAAATAATGTTTCTAAATCGGTACAAACGTTAATGGTGTGAATTCTATATACAAATTAACCCTAAAGAAAAAATCTAGCATTTCTCGGTCAATTTGTTTTATATCCGGTGGAATTTTTCTGAAAATCAATTTGTTAAAGAATGGCCTTGAATACATGCAAATTAGATAAAATGGAATTATGAAACTGTCCTATTGGAATTAACAAAGTTTATGAGAAAAAGGTTTTTGTTAAGAATTTCTTCGGGTCAAGAGTCAAATCCAACATAAATACTTCTCTCAGCCTGAAAAATTTGGCTGGAGTTCTAATTTACAGCTACTTATCAAATTTTTACCCGGAATTTGTCTAAACAGTTTGTTTCTTTAACTTttctcatttacaaaaattcttaagaTTCTATTCTACATATGTGCTAGTTTGATCCACCAGTGATGATGATCACAAAATTTGCTGGGAGCTATGCATTCTTACGGGCGAGAACACAACTGTGAGTCGAGCATGGTCTGAAAGAGAGTAATTCTCTGGCCACAACCCTTTCTCTGCTTCACGCGGGAACAGAACCGCATTTTTTACTGCGAAACCTATAGCTTCTGTTTCTTCTTTGCCCTGTTCAGAGTCCTCTACACTTGCAGTACACTGTTCTTGCTCTGGACATGACGATTTCCATATCCTCTCCTGCATTATTTTACCATTTATTTGTTAACCAAATTGTGCTGGCCAAGTAATGCTagaaacatattaaaattgatataaagCGGAAAGAGAATCTTATCGTGTACAGACCAGATTCACGTAGCACAGTATCAGAACTTAAAGCATGCAGAACACTCGATACAGGATATAAATGGTTACCTTGAATTCCTCATACTCAACGAAGCCATTGCCATCGATATCTGCTTGGATCCATAGTTCTTTCGTTTGCTGGAAACTCAGGCCATAAGGAAGACCAATTAAATTTACCTGAATTAGATCAGAATATGTTAGTATATAATTCCATTTAAATTTATTCCAATAACAAGCTCACATATTATATATGAAGATACCTGGCGGAGCCCTTCACAAAATGCTGAATACGTTATGAAATCACCAGGCTCATCGGCCTTAAAAAATGCAAATGCATCATTTTCCGTCAGTGAAGCTTTCAAAAGTTGACACTGAAACCAACAAAGATGACAGTATTAGAAGTGGAAAGCTTGGCATGGTTTAATGTACCCTCAAAATAAACCAAACTATATCCATTAATACTTCTCTAAAATTTAATGAATTGGATAAATAAATAGATTGATCAACCAACTAACAGTAACTTGACAAAAGTACAACTCATCATATATACACAGATGACACGCTAGCCTCTTCATTATAGCAATGTTAGTTGTAACTTGCaagaaaaaaattgtttgaGGATAAGGGTTACACAGTTGAAAAAAGAGGACAAGTTGACTGATTATAAAGAAGTCATtatctgaagaaaaaaaaattctttcaaGAGTCTACTTAGGACAAGAGGACAAAAGGAGAAAGCACACAGCCTTCTGTAGACCATTACAAATTAGGTGTCAACTACTTTCTCTTCAAGctcaaatatttataattagattATTACATTAAGAAATGGAAAGTGAACTTAATACttctaaaaacaaattaattttagtgACCTCAGAAcattaattcaaattttaaccTCTTGACCTTCAAAGACCAAATAGAATCGCAAGTATAATTCATTCATTTCAATGATAAGAATAGCAAAGAATAGCGTAGGTTCAGACGTAAGAGTGATGCTTTAAGGGAAAATTGAAATGGCAAGTATGGTTTAAGAATTCCAATGATAAGAACAGCAAAGAATAGCATATAGCTTCAGGAGTAAGAATCCTGAAAACTATTGAAAAATTGTATCAACTTACCTTTATTATTCCAAATGCTGCTTCATACCAACTAGTCTTTAGCGATTTTCTTGATTTAATAGGATTCCGAAGCCAAATGAAATCAACACCACATATGTTGCCTCTGTGATTTCTGTGACTCACCCACTGTAGGATGCAGAAAATGAAcataaaaacatattaattgTAAGCGTAGTGCGTAAAGACATTATCATCTAGATATTCAAAATGTAACTATGTATGCTGACCTTGTGAGCATCTGAATCGTTGTCGGTATATTGATGAGCAATATCATaagatgaaacaaatccttgtGACCTAAGAAATTTATAGACATGCCCACGTTTGCTACCATTCCAATCACTGAAAGCAAAAAAAGACAggagaataaaataaaactgtCAATATAATTAGCATATGAAAGAAATCATACCATATAACATATAAAAGTAAAACACGAGCCGTACCCACAGAGAATGATTGGCATATGACTCAGTTTGTTCTCTCTCTGATATGTTTCCACATACTGCAGAATTTTGTAAACCTGTGGAAGAAAAATACAAAACCTTGAGGTTACATCGACAGTAACGTACAAGAGATAATTTGAAGAAATATAGTATGGAagttatgataaaattaaaataaactacatGTATACCTGATGCAATCTCACTATAGATAGGCTGGAATCATGAGGAAATAACAAGTGGGTGTTTACAATCAGAAATTCTTGTGGTGAATTCCCATTTAGATTTTGCATTTGATTTTGCAGAAAAGGAACAGCAGATTGAACATGTAATAGCTGCGCAACACGGTCTCCAAAGTCATTGAAGAGCAATTCTTGATAATTTAGAACCCTAAAATAGTCTTTATGCACAGCAGTCAGCAGACCTGTAAGTAAGCAAGCAAAATGATTCAGCTAATTACCAAAATATTCAGCAGCAGAGAACAGAAGCTTAatcaaaagaataaaagaaaCAAAGCAACCACTGAAAAACTTCAAGTAAAACGAAAGTTATCATTGAAAATGAAGAAACCGTAAAGAATGCAGAATATGTTAATTAAAGTTAGGTAAATGACAATTACAAGATTCAATTGGTAAAAACTCCGATGTCCAGTGGGTGATGGACCAAGGAGAAAAGGACCAGATTAGGTATTCACACCTGGTGGAATTAGATGGTTAAGTCAATTAAGTAAACATAAAACAGCAAAATCAAAGGATAATTAAGCACCAAAATCCAAGATTAAGCAATCAGTAAGACATTTGAAAGTCAGAGAAAATAAATGGATGAAGATCCTCTCAAGCTCATTTGAACATGAGAGGTCATGCTCGGTAAATCTCTACCATTCATTACAAATGAAAAGTGTAGATTAAAAAAGTCTCAACTAGTGCAAATTAATCTCGACCATTCATTTACAATGGATGAAGTAGATTTACCGAACATGACCTCTCATGTTCAAGTGAACTTTGAGAGGATCTTGATCCAAAATAAATTAGTGAAAAGATGAGATTTACCGTCGCCACGGTTGTTGGTTCGGCCAAGCTGAAAGGTGATATAGCCTGCATCACCAAGACTATGCTGATACATATTTACAAGTTCTTCATTCCCAACCCAAAAttcctaaaaatcaaaaccaaattccacaaaataaataaaaaatagtaaacacagatctattttattattttattaatgacATGAACAGGAAAAAGAATAAACTACCTGGAGGCAAATAATTGAAGATCTTTCATAAAGCAACCAATCCAAAATCCTCTGGTTTCTGGTAAACCAAAAACTCTTAAAATCGCTTTCACGAATACTTTGATTCTacaattttcaaaatcaaaaaattaacattaaaaaaggcgaacaaaattgatttttttatatatatagataaattAGATTATTACCTGAGTATCTAATCTCTTATAAATAGGAGCCAGAATATTAAAAGTGGTACAAGAAATACAAGGCTCCTCCACCATTGCTGTATTAAAAGTTGCAGACAATAAATCACCGCTTGTTCTTGAAACCGCCGTCGCCGTTGCCGACGACGTTCCGTTCAAAACACTATTGATTCCAATACCACCGTCATTAGATTCCACCACCGCCACCTGTCTCAAccatcaaaataacaatttaattcaaattctCTAATCAGACGCATTTCCCTTCAAAATCCAATCAATTAAACACcattaaaatcaaaaacaaaaacataaacagAACACTGTACCATTGTTTAAAAATCTTTTGCAATCCGGAGAAGACGACGAGATTTGAGGAGGAGGATTCTGGGGAGAGAttcgattttttaatttttaaaacttagaaaataatttttgtgGAGGATGaggagtttttttttgttaaatgtgAGTCACTTTCGCGCGACTGTTGGATTTATAGGctctctttaattttttaataatatgtgtGGGTCCATGTATATGTTATTATTATGAGTGCAGTGATAAAGTTTAAACCGACGGGATTGATTGCTTTGTGTCTTGTCATTGTTGTGGACAACACGGGTGGACccattgtatttttttatattttgttttactcGTCTTGCTCCAATTACAGCTTGCTTTTAACTGTAAAATTGTTTTTCCCGTGTACACTgcattttatgaattttaaaaggaTTGAGATTTCCTACATCATTCATTAGAAATTTGAACAAAGAGTCAACGCgcacacggggtcatctaacccaatttatacttttttgagcaactaaccccaaaactcttcaattttgggtcaaataacccataattatatttttaaaatgtgtaaaatataaatcggaggcGATGGATGCAAAAAGGTAATTAGAtatttccctaattgttgcgata
This window contains:
- the LOC126688141 gene encoding uncharacterized calcium-binding protein At1g02270-like encodes the protein MVAVVESNDGGIGINSVLNGTSSATATAVSRTSGDLLSATFNTAMVEEPCISCTTFNILAPIYKRLDTQNQSIRESDFKSFWFTRNQRILDWLLYERSSIICLQEFWVGNEELVNMYQHSLGDAGYITFQLGRTNNRGDGLLTAVHKDYFRVLNYQELLFNDFGDRVAQLLHVQSAVPFLQNQMQNLNGNSPQEFLIVNTHLLFPHDSSLSIVRLHQVYKILQYVETYQRENKLSHMPIILCGDWNGSKRGHVYKFLRSQGFVSSYDIAHQYTDNDSDAHKWVSHRNHRGNICGVDFIWLRNPIKSRKSLKTSWYEAAFGIIKCQLLKASLTENDAFAFFKADEPGDFITYSAFCEGLRQVNLIGLPYGLSFQQTKELWIQADIDGNGFVEYEEFKERIWKSSCPEQEQCTASVEDSEQGKEETEAIGFAVKNAVLFPREAEKGLWPENYSLSDHARLTVVFSPVRMHSSQQIL